The following proteins are co-located in the Nonlabens ponticola genome:
- a CDS encoding anthranilate synthase component II — MKKSPNILVVDNYDSFTYNLVHYLEDLEATVTVYRNDEIEPEDTLSYDAIVLSPGPGIPKEAGNLMDIIETAKGKVPLLGICLGHQAITESYGGTIINLDKVYHGIATTMTHHGSDLFAGIDEQFEAGRYHSWNALKSDFPKELEVTAIDEQGEIMALRHRELPIYGVQFHPESIMTPQGKIMLKNFLNSL, encoded by the coding sequence ATGAAAAAGTCACCTAACATTCTTGTTGTTGACAATTACGACAGCTTTACCTACAACCTAGTTCACTATTTAGAAGATCTCGAGGCAACGGTAACGGTGTACCGCAATGATGAAATTGAACCAGAGGATACGTTGTCGTATGACGCTATTGTACTATCGCCAGGACCTGGAATTCCCAAGGAAGCAGGAAATCTCATGGATATTATTGAGACTGCAAAAGGTAAAGTTCCGCTTCTAGGAATTTGCTTGGGACATCAAGCAATTACAGAATCCTACGGCGGCACTATCATTAATCTAGATAAAGTTTATCACGGTATCGCGACGACAATGACACATCACGGTAGCGATTTATTTGCAGGTATTGATGAGCAATTTGAGGCTGGTAGATACCATTCTTGGAATGCTCTAAAATCTGACTTCCCAAAAGAATTAGAAGTTACAGCCATTGATGAACAAGGTGAGATCATGGCATTGCGTCACAGGGAACTACCTATTTACGGCGTGCAGTTTCATCCAGAAAGTATCATGACGCCACAAGGTAAAATTATGCTCAAGAACTTTTTAAACAGCTTATAA
- the asnB gene encoding asparagine synthase B: MCGIVAVFDLKKESSDQREKVLELSKKLRHRGPDWSGIYCGDNAILAHERLTIVDPQSGGQPLYSPDGKIVLAVNGEIYNHQEIRDRYAASYKFKTKSDCEVILALYQDKGMDFLDELTGMYGFALYDSDKDIFMAARDHQGIIPLYYGRDDMGQLYIASELKALEGTCKEIAPFPPGHYYTSTSNEFVKWYDRDWKEYNAVKDNTSSVADLKKAMEDSVHRHLMSDVPYGVLLSGGLDSSIVSAVAKKYAARRVESGDHADAWWPQLHSFAIGLEGSPDLEAAQVVADHIGTVHHSVNFTIQEGLDAVKDVIYYLETYDVTTVRASTPMYLLARVIKSMGIKMVLSGEGSDEIFGGYLYFHKAPNAQEFHKETVRKLDTLHLYDNLRANKSLAAWGIEGRVPFLDKEFMDVAMRLNPQDKMCGNGKMEKHILREAFEDYLPKSVAWRQKEQFSDGVGYNWIDTLKETVNEQVTDEIMAAASFKFKINPPQNKEEYYYRSIFEGHFPSDAAASCVPSIKSVACSTPVALEWDAAFKNMNDPSGRAVAGVHDDGY; the protein is encoded by the coding sequence ATGTGTGGAATTGTAGCAGTATTTGATCTAAAAAAGGAAAGCAGTGATCAGCGGGAAAAAGTTCTAGAGCTTTCAAAAAAACTAAGGCATCGAGGACCAGACTGGTCTGGAATCTATTGTGGTGATAATGCCATTCTCGCTCATGAGCGATTGACCATTGTTGATCCGCAATCTGGCGGACAACCGTTATACAGTCCAGATGGCAAAATAGTGCTTGCGGTGAATGGTGAGATCTACAACCATCAAGAAATTAGAGATCGCTATGCAGCCTCTTATAAATTCAAAACAAAATCTGATTGTGAGGTCATCCTGGCTTTGTATCAAGACAAGGGCATGGATTTTTTAGATGAGCTTACAGGTATGTATGGATTTGCGCTATACGATAGCGACAAAGATATATTCATGGCGGCGCGTGATCATCAAGGGATTATTCCATTGTATTATGGCCGCGACGACATGGGTCAACTGTACATTGCTAGCGAGCTTAAGGCGCTAGAAGGTACCTGCAAGGAAATTGCACCATTCCCACCAGGACATTATTATACTAGTACGAGCAATGAATTTGTAAAATGGTATGATCGTGACTGGAAAGAGTACAATGCAGTAAAAGATAATACCAGCAGTGTGGCTGATCTTAAAAAGGCTATGGAAGATAGCGTTCATAGACACCTGATGAGTGACGTACCTTACGGCGTGCTATTGTCTGGTGGTCTGGATAGCTCTATCGTTAGTGCCGTTGCAAAAAAATATGCCGCACGACGCGTAGAGTCTGGTGACCATGCAGATGCCTGGTGGCCTCAATTACACTCTTTTGCCATAGGACTTGAAGGCAGTCCAGATCTAGAGGCCGCACAAGTGGTTGCAGATCATATTGGCACCGTGCATCATAGTGTAAACTTTACAATTCAAGAAGGATTAGACGCGGTAAAAGACGTGATCTATTATCTTGAAACCTATGATGTAACCACAGTACGGGCATCAACACCTATGTACTTGCTGGCACGAGTGATCAAGTCAATGGGAATCAAGATGGTCCTTTCTGGTGAAGGAAGTGACGAGATTTTTGGTGGGTATTTATATTTTCACAAGGCACCTAATGCACAGGAATTTCATAAGGAAACAGTACGCAAACTGGACACCTTGCATTTATATGATAACTTGAGAGCTAACAAATCGCTAGCAGCATGGGGAATTGAAGGCCGTGTACCATTTCTGGATAAGGAATTTATGGATGTTGCCATGCGCTTGAATCCGCAAGATAAAATGTGTGGCAACGGCAAGATGGAGAAACACATTTTGAGAGAAGCATTTGAAGATTATCTACCCAAGAGCGTAGCCTGGAGACAGAAAGAACAATTTAGTGATGGTGTTGGATACAACTGGATCGACACGCTTAAAGAAACGGTAAACGAGCAGGTCACAGATGAAATAATGGCGGCAGCAAGTTTCAAATTCAAGATCAATCCACCACAAAACAAGGAAGAATATTACTACCGCAGTATTTTTGAAGGACATTTCCCTAGTGATGCCGCCGCTAGTTGTGTGCCGTCCATTAAATCTGTGGCTTGTTCAACTCCAGTAGCGTTGGAATGGGATGCGGCATTTAAAAATATGAATGATCCATCTGGTAGAGCTGTCGCTGGAGTGCACGATGATGGTTATTAA
- a CDS encoding Nif3-like dinuclear metal center hexameric protein produces MQIRDITSALEELAPLQYAQDFDNVGLLVGNHQENVTGVLITLDCLESVVDEAIEKKCNLIVTFHPIIFSGLKHLRETDYVRRTVVKAIKNNIAIYATHTALDMAHGGVSHRMGSQLQLQNVKTLIPENGLLHKLSIHVPQDHLEIVREAIFQAGAGKISNYSDCSFTTSGTGTFQPGEQSQPFSGKSGQRSTVDEYNLEVILLPHKKKEILSAMQDTHPYEEISYQIIKLENEYNRIGMGAIGELPNAISQDDFLATIKNVFNSGVVRSSLSRKRNIKKVAVLGGSGAFAIKNALQAGADAFVTADLKYHDFFQGENILLCDVGHYESEQFTKNLLQEYLTEKFSNFAILCAQAQTNPVNYT; encoded by the coding sequence ATGCAGATCAGAGATATCACCAGCGCTTTAGAAGAGCTAGCACCGCTACAGTATGCTCAAGATTTTGACAATGTTGGGTTACTGGTAGGCAATCACCAGGAAAATGTTACAGGAGTTTTAATCACGCTTGACTGTCTAGAATCTGTCGTTGATGAGGCGATTGAGAAAAAGTGTAACCTTATAGTCACCTTTCACCCAATCATATTTTCTGGACTCAAGCATTTGAGAGAAACAGACTATGTACGACGCACAGTAGTAAAAGCGATCAAGAACAACATCGCCATTTATGCCACGCACACAGCACTTGATATGGCGCATGGCGGTGTAAGCCACCGCATGGGATCGCAATTACAGCTACAAAATGTCAAAACCCTCATTCCAGAAAATGGCCTACTACATAAATTATCCATTCACGTACCACAGGATCATTTAGAAATCGTGAGAGAAGCCATCTTTCAAGCAGGTGCAGGAAAGATCAGTAATTATAGCGATTGCAGTTTTACAACATCTGGCACTGGAACGTTTCAGCCAGGCGAGCAATCGCAGCCATTTTCTGGTAAAAGCGGACAACGATCTACTGTTGATGAATATAATCTGGAAGTAATTTTGCTACCGCATAAAAAGAAGGAGATCCTAAGCGCGATGCAGGACACGCATCCCTATGAAGAAATTTCCTATCAAATCATCAAGCTAGAAAATGAGTACAATCGCATAGGTATGGGCGCGATTGGTGAGTTACCTAATGCCATCTCGCAAGATGATTTTCTAGCAACGATTAAAAATGTATTTAATAGTGGCGTGGTAAGGAGCTCGCTTTCGCGAAAGCGTAACATCAAAAAAGTTGCAGTGTTAGGAGGTTCTGGAGCGTTTGCCATAAAAAATGCCCTGCAAGCTGGTGCAGATGCATTTGTCACAGCAGATCTTAAGTATCACGACTTTTTTCAAGGCGAAAACATCCTGCTATGCGATGTTGGACATTATGAAAGTGAGCAGTTTACAAAAAACTTATTACAAGAATATCTTACAGAAAAATTTAGTAATTTTGCAATCCTTTGTGCACAGGCACAAACAAACCCAGTTAATTACACATAA
- the trpB gene encoding tryptophan synthase subunit beta: MSYQVDEKGFYGEFGGAFIPELLYPNIEELQENYLKIEKSEEFQQEFHQLLKDYVGRPTPLFLAKRLSAKYGAEIWLKREDLCHTGAHKVNNTIGQILLAEKLGKKRIIAETGAGQHGVATATVCALKGLDCIVYMGEKDIERQAPNVARMKMLGAEVRPATSGSKTLKDATNEAMRDWINNPEDTHYIIGSVVGPHPYPDMVARYQAIISKEIKEQMQGLPDYVIACVGGGSNAMGAFYHFLDDPTVKLIGVEAAGMGVDTDKTAATLTLGTPGVLHASRSIMMQDKDGQVVEPHSISAGLDYPGIGPAHAWLKVSDRAKYMAVTDADALTAAVECSRLEGIIPALETAHAFSVLKDLELKPTDRVVINLSGRGDKDMDTYMRELKLNEL, encoded by the coding sequence ATGAGCTATCAAGTAGATGAGAAAGGATTTTACGGCGAGTTCGGCGGTGCTTTCATACCAGAATTGCTGTATCCTAATATTGAGGAACTTCAGGAAAACTATCTGAAGATCGAGAAAAGTGAGGAATTCCAACAGGAGTTTCACCAACTGCTCAAGGATTATGTAGGCCGCCCAACACCCTTGTTTTTGGCAAAGCGACTGTCTGCTAAATACGGCGCTGAAATCTGGTTAAAACGCGAAGATCTTTGTCACACTGGTGCTCACAAAGTAAATAACACGATAGGCCAAATCCTACTTGCAGAAAAACTCGGCAAGAAACGCATCATCGCAGAAACCGGTGCAGGTCAACATGGTGTCGCCACCGCAACTGTTTGTGCCTTAAAAGGTCTGGATTGTATCGTCTATATGGGCGAGAAAGATATTGAACGACAAGCACCCAACGTTGCACGCATGAAAATGCTCGGCGCAGAGGTTAGACCAGCAACCAGCGGCTCTAAAACGCTAAAAGATGCTACAAACGAGGCTATGCGCGACTGGATCAACAATCCAGAAGACACGCACTACATTATAGGATCGGTAGTTGGACCGCATCCCTATCCAGATATGGTGGCGAGATATCAAGCCATCATTTCTAAAGAGATCAAAGAGCAAATGCAAGGTTTGCCTGATTATGTTATTGCTTGTGTAGGTGGTGGAAGTAATGCCATGGGTGCATTTTATCACTTTTTGGATGATCCAACAGTCAAACTCATAGGTGTTGAAGCGGCTGGAATGGGCGTAGATACAGACAAAACTGCCGCGACTTTGACCTTAGGAACACCAGGAGTTTTACACGCCAGCAGATCCATCATGATGCAAGATAAAGACGGTCAAGTAGTAGAACCACACAGTATAAGTGCTGGACTTGATTATCCAGGCATTGGACCAGCACACGCTTGGTTAAAAGTTTCTGATCGTGCTAAGTACATGGCTGTCACCGATGCCGATGCGTTGACTGCTGCTGTAGAATGCAGCCGATTAGAAGGCATTATTCCTGCCTTGGAAACTGCTCACGCTTTTTCTGTTTTGAAAGATCTAGAATTGAAACCAACAGATCGTGTGGTGATCAACTTATCAGGTCGTGGTGATAAAGATATGGACACCTATATGCGTGAATTGAAACTCAACGAACTTTAA
- a CDS encoding anthranilate synthase component I family protein, with protein MFKPITTHKNILADTLTPVGIYMRLRDKYPGSILLESNEYGSRSNSYSFICCNPVASLNIDQNFISMSYPDGSSHEQEFDLSYDLARGLEKFKDQFYRDDNEFSFPTNGLFGYLTYDAVQLFENIKFDPSKIETDAIPMVNYQVFQNVLVFDHYHNQLYVFDHAYNGADSKMESLVDTIEHRDIARYSFNTTQAEQSEMQDQDFKNLVAKGKQHCQRGDVFQIVVSRKFSQSYKGDDFNVYRQLRAINPSPYLFYFDYGNFRIFGSSPEAQILINDDTASIQPIAGTYKRTGDDAADLQAANDLKKDPKEAAEHIMLVDLARNDLSRHARDVQVTDYQNIHFYSHVIHMVSTVTGKVAQEDRMDLIGDTFPAGTLSGAPKYRAMQLIDGLEKSARQFYGGAIGYLGFDGSLNHAIIIRTILSQNNTMFYRAGAGVVVDSNLDSENQEVYNKTNALRKAIEQANETV; from the coding sequence ATGTTCAAACCTATAACAACACATAAAAATATCCTGGCAGACACGTTGACGCCAGTAGGTATTTACATGCGGTTGAGAGACAAGTATCCAGGTAGTATTCTATTGGAGAGTAACGAGTACGGCAGTCGCAGCAACAGCTATTCCTTTATTTGTTGTAATCCAGTAGCTAGTCTCAATATCGACCAGAATTTCATAAGTATGAGCTATCCAGACGGCAGCTCTCATGAACAAGAATTTGATTTGTCCTATGATCTAGCTCGTGGTCTAGAAAAATTTAAAGATCAATTCTATAGGGATGATAATGAGTTTTCATTTCCTACTAATGGACTGTTTGGATACCTTACGTATGACGCGGTTCAATTATTTGAAAATATCAAATTTGACCCTAGTAAAATTGAAACTGATGCCATACCCATGGTCAACTATCAGGTATTTCAAAATGTATTGGTTTTTGACCACTATCACAATCAGCTATATGTATTTGACCATGCATATAATGGTGCAGATTCTAAGATGGAATCACTTGTGGACACGATAGAACATCGCGATATTGCTCGGTACAGTTTCAATACCACGCAAGCTGAACAGTCAGAGATGCAAGATCAAGATTTTAAAAATCTTGTAGCCAAGGGCAAGCAACATTGTCAGCGTGGTGATGTTTTCCAGATCGTCGTCTCACGCAAGTTCTCGCAATCCTATAAGGGCGATGATTTCAATGTCTACAGGCAATTAAGAGCGATCAACCCTAGTCCTTATCTATTCTATTTTGATTACGGGAACTTTAGAATATTTGGATCCTCGCCAGAGGCTCAAATATTGATCAATGACGATACTGCCAGCATTCAGCCTATCGCAGGAACCTACAAGCGTACAGGAGATGATGCCGCAGATTTGCAAGCAGCAAATGACCTTAAAAAGGATCCTAAAGAAGCAGCAGAACATATCATGCTCGTTGATCTGGCTCGCAATGACCTAAGCAGACATGCTCGCGATGTACAGGTAACAGATTATCAAAATATTCATTTTTATTCTCATGTAATTCATATGGTGAGTACGGTTACAGGCAAAGTAGCGCAAGAAGATCGTATGGACTTGATAGGCGACACGTTTCCTGCTGGAACATTGAGCGGTGCGCCTAAATATCGCGCCATGCAATTAATCGATGGTCTAGAAAAAAGCGCTCGGCAATTTTATGGTGGTGCAATAGGATACTTAGGATTTGACGGTAGCCTTAATCACGCCATCATCATTAGAACTATACTATCACAAAATAATACCATGTTTTACCGTGCTGGTGCTGGAGTTGTGGTCGACAGCAATCTGGATAGTGAAAATCAAGAAGTTTATAACAAAACCAACGCTTTAAGAAAAGCTATAGAACAAGCAAATGAAACAGTTTAA
- the msrA gene encoding peptide-methionine (S)-S-oxide reductase MsrA — protein sequence MKFLTIIAFLAIANSCNQDPSSSNENVASNDEEPIEVATMQGREKAYFASGCFWCVEEIYESVKGVDEAISGYSGGTTKNPTYEQSNTGNTGHAEANEIIYDPTVVSFETLVDVYFASQNIEQVNGQGPDRGSQYRSIVFYQNDEQKKIINDKIAQLEADGYDVAAEVKPFQKFWVAEDYHQDYAERNPSNGYIQNVSIPRWRRFAKEMPEVIKDGVSH from the coding sequence ATGAAATTTTTAACCATAATAGCTTTTCTAGCTATAGCAAATAGCTGCAATCAGGATCCTAGCTCAAGTAATGAAAATGTAGCATCAAATGATGAAGAACCGATTGAAGTAGCGACCATGCAAGGACGTGAAAAGGCATATTTTGCCAGCGGTTGCTTCTGGTGCGTCGAGGAGATTTATGAGAGTGTAAAAGGCGTTGACGAGGCTATTTCTGGGTACAGCGGTGGTACTACCAAAAACCCAACATACGAGCAATCCAATACAGGAAATACTGGTCATGCAGAAGCTAATGAAATTATCTATGATCCAACCGTAGTAAGTTTTGAAACACTAGTCGATGTGTATTTTGCATCCCAGAACATTGAGCAGGTAAACGGACAAGGACCAGATCGTGGCTCGCAATATCGTAGTATCGTGTTTTATCAAAACGATGAACAAAAGAAGATCATCAATGACAAGATCGCTCAACTAGAAGCTGATGGCTACGACGTTGCTGCTGAGGTCAAACCATTCCAGAAATTTTGGGTGGCAGAGGATTATCATCAGGATTATGCAGAACGTAATCCTAGCAACGGATATATTCAAAACGTGTCCATACCTAGATGGAGAAGATTTGCCAAAGAAATGCCTGAAGTGATCAAAGATGGCGTTAGTCATTAA
- the trpD gene encoding anthranilate phosphoribosyltransferase — MKEILNELFDHKTLSRKRAHDILTAITAGEVNDAQIAAFLTVYGMRSVTVDELAGFRDAMLEQALLIDLTKYNPIDLCGTGGDGKNTFNISTLASFVTAGAGVKVAKHGNYGVSSVSGSSNVMESMGFKFTNDFETLERQIDQANICFLHAPLFHPAMKAVAPIRRALGIKTFFNMLGPLVNPARPKLQSVGVFNLQLARNYEYLFQNEEGKRYAILHAHDGYDEVSLTGKTRVAGNNGVVDLKPADFNLNKLTLEQIAGGETVEDAAAIFKNVLENKATEAQKSVVIANAATAIAVAQEVSLVEAVGKARTSLESSKALECFNKLLELQ, encoded by the coding sequence ATGAAAGAGATTTTGAATGAGTTGTTTGATCATAAGACGCTTTCGCGAAAGCGTGCTCACGACATACTTACAGCCATAACAGCTGGTGAAGTCAATGATGCACAGATCGCCGCATTTCTTACCGTGTACGGAATGCGCAGCGTGACAGTGGATGAGCTCGCTGGTTTCCGCGATGCTATGCTGGAGCAGGCTTTGCTTATTGATCTAACCAAATACAATCCTATTGATTTATGTGGTACTGGCGGCGATGGCAAGAACACTTTTAATATCAGTACACTAGCAAGCTTCGTTACTGCTGGTGCTGGAGTGAAAGTTGCCAAACACGGTAATTATGGAGTAAGTTCTGTAAGCGGTTCTAGTAATGTAATGGAATCCATGGGTTTCAAGTTTACCAATGATTTTGAAACGCTGGAAAGGCAAATTGATCAAGCGAATATATGTTTCCTGCACGCTCCCTTATTTCACCCTGCGATGAAAGCAGTAGCACCAATTAGAAGAGCACTCGGAATCAAAACATTTTTCAATATGTTGGGTCCACTTGTAAATCCAGCAAGACCCAAATTACAAAGTGTTGGTGTTTTTAATTTGCAATTAGCGCGCAACTATGAATATCTGTTCCAAAATGAAGAAGGAAAACGATATGCTATCCTGCATGCACACGACGGTTATGACGAGGTGAGTTTGACGGGAAAAACAAGAGTTGCTGGTAACAATGGTGTGGTAGACTTAAAACCAGCAGACTTCAACTTAAATAAATTGACGCTGGAACAAATTGCTGGTGGCGAAACCGTTGAAGACGCAGCTGCCATCTTCAAAAATGTATTGGAAAATAAGGCTACAGAGGCTCAAAAATCAGTCGTAATAGCAAACGCGGCAACCGCTATCGCTGTGGCTCAAGAAGTTTCACTTGTTGAAGCAGTTGGTAAAGCAAGAACATCATTAGAATCTAGCAAAGCGCTGGAATGCTTCAATAAATTACTGGAATTACAATAA
- the trpC gene encoding indole-3-glycerol phosphate synthase TrpC, with product MEDILKKITDRTKADLMIRKQNTSLSDLRAMENYSRETISFHDGIKYGSGIIAEHKRQSPSKGSFKCPASLEDIVKGYEAAGASAISCLTDEPFFGGTLKDLQEARTHVDIPILRKDFMVDLYQVHEARAYGADAILLIAACLNDEELITLSAEAINLDLDILFEVHDLEELNRVKKVVKDFKSSSYVIGVNNRDLKKFKTDIQISKDLLEHFPKKALAISESGISGPEVVQELQDLGYRGFLIGENFMKTNDPGRSCAKFIKATTL from the coding sequence GTGGAAGACATACTGAAAAAGATTACTGACCGCACCAAAGCAGATCTAATGATCAGGAAGCAGAATACCTCACTTTCAGATCTTCGAGCTATGGAAAACTATTCTCGTGAGACCATATCATTTCACGACGGAATAAAATACGGTAGTGGTATAATCGCAGAGCACAAAAGACAAAGCCCATCCAAAGGTTCTTTTAAATGCCCAGCAAGCCTTGAGGATATCGTCAAGGGTTATGAGGCTGCTGGTGCCAGTGCTATCAGTTGTTTGACTGATGAGCCTTTTTTTGGAGGTACTTTAAAAGATCTTCAAGAGGCTAGAACTCATGTTGACATTCCTATCCTGCGCAAAGATTTTATGGTCGATCTATATCAGGTACACGAGGCACGCGCTTATGGCGCCGATGCTATATTACTCATCGCGGCCTGCTTAAATGACGAGGAACTTATCACACTGTCTGCAGAGGCTATAAATCTTGATTTGGATATTCTATTCGAGGTTCACGATCTGGAAGAACTTAACCGAGTCAAGAAAGTAGTCAAAGACTTTAAATCCAGCTCTTATGTCATAGGTGTCAATAATCGCGATTTGAAAAAATTTAAGACTGATATTCAAATAAGCAAAGACTTATTAGAGCACTTCCCTAAGAAAGCGCTGGCCATCAGCGAGAGTGGTATTTCAGGTCCAGAAGTGGTTCAAGAGTTGCAAGATTTAGGTTATCGCGGTTTTCTCATTGGTGAGAATTTCATGAAAACTAACGATCCTGGACGCAGCTGTGCCAAGTTTATAAAAGCGACGACGCTATGA
- the trpA gene encoding tryptophan synthase subunit alpha has product MQNKLTQLFASKPKNLLNIFFTAGYPKLEDTTVILKALEESKVDLVEIGIPFSDPLADGPTIQESSKKALENGMSIEKLFTQLEQFKNENPDFNTPILLMGYLNPVMQFGLDKFCARCASVGMDGLIIPDLPMYSYQMEFKDTFEKHNISNVFLVTPQTSEKRIREIDANSTGFIYAVSSASTTGTKADFSAAADYLGRLRDMNLNTPVLTGFNIKNKQNFQDACNYVDGAIIGSEFIRQISDSSDLERTVSEFVKSIKG; this is encoded by the coding sequence ATGCAGAACAAACTGACCCAACTATTTGCTAGCAAGCCTAAGAATTTGCTCAATATATTTTTTACCGCTGGTTACCCTAAACTTGAAGACACAACGGTTATTTTAAAAGCCTTGGAAGAATCCAAAGTGGACTTGGTAGAAATCGGTATTCCCTTTAGTGATCCGCTGGCAGATGGGCCTACGATTCAAGAGAGCAGCAAAAAGGCGCTGGAGAATGGTATGTCCATTGAAAAGCTGTTCACCCAATTGGAACAATTCAAAAATGAAAATCCAGATTTCAATACGCCAATCTTGTTGATGGGATATTTGAATCCCGTGATGCAATTTGGACTGGATAAGTTCTGCGCACGTTGTGCTAGCGTTGGCATGGATGGATTGATCATCCCAGATTTACCCATGTATTCATATCAGATGGAGTTCAAGGATACTTTTGAGAAGCATAACATTTCTAATGTATTCTTGGTGACGCCACAGACTTCAGAGAAACGTATTAGGGAGATTGATGCCAATTCGACCGGCTTTATTTATGCAGTGAGCAGCGCCAGCACCACAGGTACAAAAGCAGATTTCTCTGCCGCTGCAGACTATCTGGGAAGATTGCGAGACATGAATTTGAACACTCCAGTCTTAACCGGTTTTAATATCAAGAACAAGCAAAACTTTCAGGATGCCTGCAACTATGTGGACGGCGCAATCATAGGTAGCGAGTTTATCAGACAAATTTCTGACAGCTCAGACCTCGAGAGAACTGTTTCAGAGTTTGTAAAATCTATTAAAGGTTAA
- a CDS encoding zinc ribbon domain-containing protein: MAKKTEATVEDKLRELYDLQLIDSRIDEIRNVRGELPLEVEDLEDEVEGLNTRVAKLEAHLEELNDQIKGKKNLIEEAKTLIKKYTEQQKNVRNNREFNSLSKEVEFQELEIELAEKHIREFKAQIEQQNEVIEESKSRVGERAEHLKHKKAELEEILKETQKEEEALMKMSADHAKSIEERLLKAYTRIRTNVKNGLAVVPIERGASGGSYFTIPPQVQVEIASRKKIIADEHSGRILVDAALAHEQAEKMQSTFSKL; encoded by the coding sequence ATGGCAAAAAAGACCGAGGCGACTGTAGAAGATAAGTTGAGAGAGCTTTATGACCTACAATTAATCGATTCAAGAATTGACGAGATACGCAACGTACGTGGTGAATTACCTCTTGAAGTTGAAGATCTTGAGGATGAAGTAGAAGGATTGAATACTCGAGTTGCAAAACTTGAAGCACACCTAGAAGAGCTTAATGACCAGATCAAAGGGAAGAAAAACCTCATCGAGGAAGCTAAAACCTTGATCAAAAAATATACTGAGCAGCAAAAGAACGTACGTAATAATCGTGAGTTCAACTCTCTTTCTAAAGAAGTTGAATTTCAAGAGCTGGAAATTGAATTAGCCGAAAAGCACATACGTGAATTTAAAGCACAGATCGAGCAACAAAATGAGGTCATCGAGGAAAGTAAATCCCGAGTTGGTGAAAGAGCTGAGCACCTCAAGCACAAGAAGGCAGAACTAGAAGAGATTCTTAAGGAGACTCAAAAAGAAGAAGAAGCGCTGATGAAGATGTCTGCAGATCATGCAAAGTCTATTGAAGAGCGTTTACTTAAAGCTTATACTCGCATACGTACTAATGTTAAGAATGGTCTTGCAGTAGTGCCTATCGAGCGTGGAGCATCTGGTGGATCCTACTTTACCATACCACCACAGGTACAGGTCGAGATTGCTAGTCGCAAGAAAATCATAGCAGATGAGCACAGTGGTCGTATCCTTGTCGATGCAGCACTAGCTCATGAGCAAGCAGAAAAAATGCAAAGCACTTTTTCTAAACTCTAG
- a CDS encoding phosphoribosylanthranilate isomerase, with product MMIKVCGMRETSNIDELQQLDIDFMGIIRYPKSKRYVDDQQKAAIEQCTMNKGTVGVYVNASLQDILQDIIPLQMDVVQLHGDEDSAFAKALLELDIKVFKAFQITDDFDFDILKDWEQLAEAYQGKLFFLFDTATKNYGGSGKKFNWQLLDNYQGMVPFLLSGGIAPDDAESIKNIKHDMFLGVDLNSRFEDEPGIKNIKAIKGFVEKLRK from the coding sequence ATGATGATCAAAGTTTGCGGCATGCGAGAAACGAGCAATATCGATGAACTACAACAACTCGATATTGATTTTATGGGCATCATCCGCTATCCTAAAAGCAAGCGGTATGTTGACGATCAGCAAAAGGCTGCCATTGAGCAATGCACGATGAATAAAGGCACCGTTGGCGTTTACGTCAATGCGTCCCTACAAGACATCTTGCAGGATATCATTCCCTTACAGATGGATGTTGTACAGTTGCACGGTGATGAGGATTCCGCTTTCGCGAAAGCATTACTAGAATTAGACATCAAGGTATTTAAGGCATTTCAAATTACCGATGACTTTGACTTTGATATTCTGAAAGATTGGGAACAACTAGCTGAAGCCTATCAAGGAAAATTATTTTTCCTATTTGACACAGCAACCAAAAATTATGGCGGCAGCGGCAAGAAATTTAATTGGCAATTACTCGACAACTATCAAGGAATGGTGCCTTTTCTATTAAGCGGTGGCATTGCGCCAGATGATGCAGAGTCCATTAAGAATATCAAACACGACATGTTTCTGGGAGTGGATCTCAACTCGCGATTTGAGGACGAGCCAGGAATTAAAAATATCAAAGCTATCAAAGGCTTTGTTGAAAAATTGAGAAAATGA